One part of the Streptomyces sp. AM 2-1-1 genome encodes these proteins:
- a CDS encoding helicase C-terminal domain-containing protein, protein MGTTTPPRTLAEALRARGDEALAELLRARPDLLTPVPGDITQLATRAGTRASVVRALEHLDRFALQTAEALAVAPDPAPYDTLLRLLTGDGLDDGAQHDDTGAAITAALPGALATLREQALVWGEDERLHLVRTARELLAPSPQHPSPTGLGPTVAEATAGMSPGRLQEILTAAGLPATYDPVSAVAALTSLFTDRTRMAELLDSAPVEALSVLDRLVWGPPYGEITPNPTPPVRWLRDRGLLLPVSARTVVLPREAALHLRAGRAHRVPEPLPPVVQAVAERDPQAVDRAAAGQAFLALSTVEDLLKLWNGGGPTVLRSGGLSVRELKRVASALDTTEPVAAFWVELAYATGLLAANGESDERYAATPASDDWLELPAAQRWTRLALAWLAATRTAGLVGGQDAKGRALSALGPELDRSTAPDVRRRVLALFAALPPGTAPDPATLLDRLRWERPLRGGSRGDVHPRPESAGALADSADLRSRIALWTVNEAELLGITGRGALSSQARALLPASPRTGEGAGSAAEAAALLAPLLPEPLDHVLLQADLTAVAPGPLERPLADVLSVLADVESKGGATVYRFTPGSVRRALDAGQSASDLHAFLAAHSRTPVPQPLTYLIDDVARRHGHLRIGAASAYVRCDDASVLNEILADKRSAVLRLRRLAPTVLAAQTDPSSLLDGLRDLGYAPAAESAEGDVLITRAGARRTPPRAAPVPVPEGPPVPDATLLGAAVRAIRAGDTAATVVRKEPGAQGAPSAPGTLPRTTPADTLATVQAAAMTGSTLWIGYVNAEGSASQRVIAPVRVEGGFVTAYDHTADEVRTYPLHRITGVAELADE, encoded by the coding sequence ATGGGGACGACCACACCACCGCGCACGCTCGCCGAAGCCCTGCGCGCACGCGGCGACGAAGCGCTGGCCGAGCTGCTGCGCGCCCGCCCCGACCTGCTCACGCCGGTGCCGGGCGACATCACCCAGCTCGCCACCCGGGCCGGCACCCGGGCCTCCGTGGTGCGCGCGCTGGAGCACCTCGACCGGTTCGCGCTGCAGACCGCCGAGGCCCTCGCGGTGGCACCCGACCCGGCCCCGTACGACACGCTGCTGCGCCTGCTGACCGGTGACGGGCTGGACGACGGCGCGCAGCACGACGACACCGGGGCGGCGATCACGGCGGCGCTGCCGGGCGCCCTGGCGACCCTGCGCGAACAGGCCCTGGTGTGGGGCGAGGACGAGCGGCTGCACCTGGTGCGCACCGCCCGGGAACTGCTCGCGCCGTCCCCGCAGCACCCCTCCCCCACCGGGCTCGGGCCGACCGTCGCCGAGGCCACCGCCGGGATGTCGCCGGGCCGCCTCCAGGAGATCCTGACCGCCGCCGGGCTCCCCGCCACGTACGACCCGGTCTCCGCCGTGGCCGCGCTGACCTCGCTCTTCACCGACCGGACGCGGATGGCGGAACTGCTGGACTCCGCCCCCGTGGAAGCGCTGTCGGTGCTGGACCGGCTGGTGTGGGGGCCGCCGTACGGCGAGATCACACCGAACCCGACCCCGCCCGTCCGCTGGCTGCGCGACCGCGGGCTGCTGCTCCCGGTGTCGGCCCGCACGGTCGTGCTGCCCCGGGAGGCCGCGCTGCACCTGCGGGCCGGGCGGGCCCACCGCGTACCGGAACCGCTTCCCCCGGTCGTCCAGGCGGTCGCCGAACGCGATCCACAGGCTGTGGACAGAGCGGCGGCCGGACAGGCGTTCCTCGCCCTCTCCACCGTCGAGGACCTGCTGAAGCTCTGGAACGGCGGCGGTCCCACCGTGCTCCGCTCCGGCGGACTGAGCGTGCGGGAGCTGAAGCGCGTCGCGAGCGCCCTCGACACGACGGAGCCGGTGGCCGCGTTCTGGGTCGAACTCGCGTACGCCACCGGGCTGCTGGCGGCGAACGGCGAGAGCGACGAACGGTACGCCGCCACTCCCGCGTCCGACGACTGGCTCGAACTCCCCGCCGCCCAGCGGTGGACGCGCCTCGCGCTCGCCTGGCTGGCGGCCACCCGCACCGCCGGGCTGGTCGGCGGCCAGGACGCCAAAGGGCGGGCGCTCTCCGCGCTCGGCCCCGAACTGGACCGCTCCACCGCACCCGACGTACGCCGCCGGGTGCTCGCCCTCTTCGCCGCACTGCCGCCCGGCACCGCGCCCGACCCCGCGACCCTGCTCGACCGGCTGCGCTGGGAACGCCCGCTGCGCGGCGGCTCGCGCGGTGACGTCCACCCGCGGCCGGAGAGCGCCGGCGCCCTCGCCGACAGCGCCGACCTGCGGTCGCGCATCGCACTCTGGACGGTCAACGAGGCCGAACTCCTCGGCATCACCGGCCGCGGCGCGCTCTCCTCGCAGGCACGCGCACTCCTCCCGGCCTCCCCCAGGACCGGGGAAGGCGCGGGGAGCGCGGCCGAGGCCGCCGCCCTGCTCGCCCCGCTGCTCCCGGAACCGCTCGACCACGTCCTGCTCCAGGCCGATCTGACCGCCGTCGCCCCCGGGCCGCTGGAACGCCCACTCGCCGACGTCCTCTCGGTCCTCGCCGACGTCGAGTCCAAGGGCGGCGCGACGGTCTACCGCTTCACCCCGGGCTCGGTACGCCGCGCGCTGGACGCCGGGCAGAGCGCCTCCGACCTGCACGCCTTCCTCGCCGCGCATAGCCGCACCCCGGTCCCGCAGCCGCTGACCTACCTGATCGACGACGTGGCCCGGCGCCACGGCCACCTCCGGATCGGCGCCGCGTCCGCGTACGTGCGCTGCGACGACGCGTCCGTGCTCAACGAGATCCTCGCCGACAAGCGCTCGGCGGTCCTGCGGCTGCGCCGGCTCGCCCCGACCGTCCTCGCCGCGCAGACCGACCCCTCCTCGCTGCTCGACGGGCTGCGCGACCTCGGGTACGCCCCGGCCGCCGAGTCCGCCGAGGGCGACGTGCTGATCACCCGCGCCGGCGCCCGCCGCACCCCGCCGCGCGCCGCCCCCGTCCCCGTACCCGAAGGACCGCCGGTACCGGACGCCACGCTGCTCGGCGCGGCGGTACGGGCGATCCGGGCCGGTGACACGGCCGCCACGGTCGTCCGCAAGGAACCCGGCGCACAGGGCGCCCCCTCCGCCCCCGGCACGCTCCCCCGCACCACGCCGGCGGACACCCTCGCGACCGTCCAGGCGGCTGCGATGACGGGCTCCACGCTCTGGATCGGCTACGTCAACGCGGAGGGCTCCGCGAGCCAGCGGGTGATCGCCCCGGTCCGGGTGGAGGGCGGTTTCGTCACCGCGTACGACCACACGGCCGACGAGGTCCGCACCTATCCGCTGCACCGCATCACGGGCGTGGCCGAACTGGCGGACGAGTAG
- a CDS encoding HAD hydrolase-like protein, with product MAGMASHTLTVGFDLDMTLIDSRPGIKANYLALSRETGVSIDADLVVSRLGPPVEDELANWFPADVVAATADRYRETYPRHAITPTTALAGARAAIEAVQALGGRAIVVTAKYQPNAELHCTHLGLTPDLVIGDLWAEGKGGALLAEGAQVYVGDHVGDVRGAQVAGALPVGVTTGPCDARELRAAGAQVVLADLTYFPDWLQGYEAGRTA from the coding sequence ATGGCGGGCATGGCTTCGCACACTCTGACGGTCGGGTTCGACCTCGACATGACGCTCATCGACTCCCGGCCCGGCATCAAGGCCAACTATCTGGCGCTCTCGCGGGAGACGGGGGTCTCCATCGACGCCGACCTGGTCGTGAGCCGGCTGGGGCCGCCCGTCGAGGACGAGCTGGCCAACTGGTTCCCGGCGGACGTGGTGGCGGCGACCGCCGACCGGTACCGGGAGACCTACCCGCGCCACGCGATCACCCCGACCACCGCCCTCGCCGGGGCGCGGGCCGCCATCGAGGCCGTGCAGGCCCTGGGCGGCCGGGCGATCGTCGTCACCGCGAAGTACCAGCCCAACGCCGAACTCCACTGCACCCACCTCGGCCTCACCCCGGACCTGGTCATCGGGGACCTCTGGGCGGAGGGGAAGGGCGGGGCGCTGCTCGCCGAGGGCGCGCAGGTCTACGTGGGCGACCACGTCGGGGACGTACGCGGCGCGCAGGTCGCCGGGGCGCTGCCGGTCGGCGTCACCACGGGCCCGTGCGACGCCCGGGAGCTGCGGGCGGCGGGCGCCCAGGTGGTCCTCGCCGACCTCACGTACTTCCCGGACTGGCTCCAGGGGTACGAGGCCGGGCGCACCGCCTGA
- a CDS encoding cold-shock protein — MPTGKVKWFNNEKGFGFLSRDDGPDVFVHSSVLPAGVDELKPGQRVEFGVVAGQRGDQALSVTILDPTPSVAAAQRRKPDELASIVQDLTTVLENITPVLERGRYPDRAAGAKIAGLLRAVADQLDV, encoded by the coding sequence GTGCCCACCGGCAAAGTCAAGTGGTTCAACAACGAGAAGGGCTTCGGCTTCCTCTCCCGGGACGACGGCCCGGACGTCTTCGTCCACTCGTCCGTCCTGCCCGCCGGGGTCGACGAGCTCAAGCCCGGCCAGCGGGTCGAGTTCGGTGTGGTCGCCGGGCAACGCGGTGACCAGGCGCTTTCCGTGACGATCCTCGACCCGACGCCCTCCGTCGCGGCGGCCCAGCGCCGCAAGCCCGACGAACTGGCGTCGATCGTGCAGGACCTGACGACGGTCCTGGAGAACATCACGCCGGTGCTGGAGCGGGGCCGCTACCCCGACAGGGCGGCCGGCGCGAAGATCGCCGGTCTGCTGCGCGCGGTGGCCGACCAGCTCGACGTGTAG
- a CDS encoding 1,4-dihydroxy-6-naphthoate synthase: protein MTATTDGATATGTDAALKISFSPCPNDTFVFEALAHGRVPGAAPIDVTFADIDITNGLAERGEGDVLKVSYAVLPWVLDEYALLPCGGALGRGCGPLVLTREPGADLTGRTVAVPSERSTAYLLFRLWAAETVPGGVGEVVVMPFDEIMPAVRDGKVDAGLVIHEARFTYQNYGLHNLADMGRHWESTTGLPIPLGAIIAKRSLGTETLHALADAIRTSVRMAWDDPTASRPYVLEHAQEMDPAVADQHIGLYVNEFTADLGEDGYAAIRGLLTRAAAEGLVPALAPDALAFP, encoded by the coding sequence ATGACCGCAACGACTGACGGCGCCACCGCCACCGGCACGGACGCCGCGCTGAAGATCTCCTTCTCCCCCTGCCCCAACGACACCTTCGTCTTCGAGGCGCTGGCGCACGGCCGGGTCCCCGGCGCCGCCCCGATCGACGTCACCTTCGCCGACATCGACATCACCAACGGCCTCGCCGAGCGCGGCGAGGGCGACGTGCTGAAGGTCAGTTACGCGGTGCTGCCGTGGGTCCTGGACGAGTACGCGCTGCTGCCGTGCGGCGGCGCGCTGGGCCGCGGCTGCGGCCCGCTCGTCCTCACCCGCGAGCCGGGCGCCGACCTGACCGGCAGGACGGTGGCCGTACCGAGCGAGCGCTCCACCGCCTACCTGCTCTTCCGCCTCTGGGCGGCCGAGACCGTGCCGGGCGGGGTCGGCGAGGTCGTCGTCATGCCGTTCGACGAGATCATGCCGGCCGTGCGCGACGGGAAGGTGGACGCCGGACTCGTCATCCACGAGGCCCGCTTCACCTACCAGAACTACGGGCTGCACAACCTCGCCGACATGGGCCGGCACTGGGAGTCGACCACCGGGCTGCCGATCCCGCTCGGGGCGATCATCGCCAAGCGCTCGCTGGGCACCGAGACCCTGCACGCGCTGGCCGACGCCATCCGCACCTCGGTCCGGATGGCCTGGGACGACCCGACGGCCTCCCGCCCCTACGTCCTGGAGCACGCCCAGGAGATGGACCCGGCCGTCGCCGACCAGCACATCGGGCTGTACGTCAACGAGTTCACGGCCGACCTCGGCGAGGACGGGTACGCGGCGATCCGCGGGCTGCTCACGCGGGCGGCGGCGGAAGGGCTGGTCCCGGCCCTCGCGCCGGACGCGCTCGCCTTCCCCTGA
- a CDS encoding futalosine hydrolase: MRVLVVTAVPAERDAVTRASGAACEVRRVPGAELHRTGPLDVLAGGVGPAAAAAATAYALASGPYGLVVSAGIGGGFAPAAPVGSLVVAGGIVAADLGAETPEGFVPVTGLGFGRDRHTPPARLVREAAAATGAATGAVLTVSTVTGSAERAAALRAAHPDALAEAMEGFGVAEAAGALGVPVLEIRAVSNPVGPRDRDAWRIGDALTALTGAFGKLIPVLEGWTHHDRND, translated from the coding sequence GTGCGCGTGCTCGTCGTGACCGCTGTCCCCGCCGAACGGGACGCGGTCACACGCGCGTCCGGGGCCGCTTGCGAGGTGCGCCGCGTGCCCGGCGCCGAACTGCACCGCACCGGCCCGCTGGACGTACTGGCCGGCGGTGTCGGGCCGGCCGCCGCGGCGGCCGCCACCGCGTACGCCCTGGCCTCCGGGCCGTACGGCCTCGTCGTGTCGGCGGGGATCGGGGGCGGGTTCGCACCCGCCGCTCCCGTCGGCTCGCTCGTCGTGGCGGGCGGCATCGTCGCCGCCGACCTGGGCGCCGAGACCCCCGAGGGCTTCGTCCCCGTCACCGGACTCGGCTTCGGCCGGGACCGCCACACCCCGCCGGCCCGGCTCGTCCGCGAGGCCGCCGCCGCCACCGGCGCGGCGACCGGCGCGGTGCTGACCGTGTCCACCGTGACCGGCAGCGCGGAGCGCGCCGCCGCCCTGCGGGCCGCGCACCCCGACGCCCTCGCCGAGGCGATGGAGGGGTTCGGCGTCGCCGAGGCCGCCGGCGCCCTCGGCGTGCCGGTACTGGAGATCCGGGCCGTGTCGAACCCCGTCGGCCCGCGCGACCGCGACGCCTGGCGCATCGGCGACGCGCTGACCGCGCTCACCGGGGCCTTCGGGAAGCTCATCCCCGTACTGGAAGGTTGGACCCACCATGACCGCAACGACTGA
- a CDS encoding DUF2771 domain-containing protein, with product MTVAFFSGKSRRIGVALGAVSAGLLVLSACDKPTPLATVTVGTTSVSTEAACYNDGDPLKESLIQGCLNKKADKTVDVEMDDRVRFGVDPEVADHGWTLFIDGQQAEQEPYKNTYRSITGSAFFSSQTGETSNETQVSVVETDGSKLIGVWHFKLKKSS from the coding sequence ATGACCGTTGCGTTCTTCTCAGGTAAGAGCCGTCGAATCGGCGTCGCTCTTGGTGCCGTGTCCGCGGGACTCCTCGTCCTGTCCGCCTGCGACAAGCCGACGCCGCTCGCCACCGTGACGGTCGGTACGACCTCGGTGTCGACCGAGGCCGCCTGCTACAACGACGGCGATCCGCTGAAGGAATCCCTCATCCAGGGATGCCTCAACAAGAAGGCCGACAAGACGGTCGACGTCGAGATGGACGACCGGGTGCGCTTCGGCGTGGACCCGGAGGTCGCGGACCACGGCTGGACCCTCTTCATCGACGGCCAGCAGGCCGAGCAGGAGCCGTACAAGAACACCTACCGGTCGATCACCGGCAGCGCGTTCTTCTCCAGCCAGACCGGCGAGACCAGCAACGAGACCCAGGTCAGCGTGGTCGAGACCGACGGCTCCAAGCTCATCGGCGTCTGGCACTTCAAGCTCAAGAAGAGCAGCTGA
- a CDS encoding MFS transporter — translation MASVRSHDVSGPLRRAGRSMSRALHTGFFGTGRSLRRVTHAHGAGESGLGKLIELHAVNGAGDVMITVALASTVFFSVPTDEARGRVALYLAITMAPFILLAPVIGPLLDRLPHGRRAAMAGAMLARAVLAVAMSAAVATGGLELYPAALGVLVCSKAYGVVRSAVVPRLLPPRFSLVKANSRVTLAGLLATGVAAPIGAGLQMIGSAWPLYGACAIFLGGTFLAFTLPPKVDSAKGERRARLAEEQATPAPAAPGPAPAARCRGGRTGSTLLRARRTGRRGVDGQRTREKRERPPGLRSVGGSVLHGLQANAAHRALSGFLIFFLAFLLRNEPLSGQSAAVSLGIVGVAAGTGNACGTAVGSLLRARGPEVIIATVLAMALGAAVLAALFFSTVFVAVLGAVAGFTQALSKLSLDAMIQRDVPEEVRTSAFARSETILQMAWVVGGGIGIALPLNGVLGMSVAAGILALGAATSVRGLLTSARRGSPHPRVA, via the coding sequence GTGGCTTCTGTCCGGTCGCACGACGTCTCCGGCCCCCTCCGCAGAGCGGGCCGGTCGATGAGCCGTGCGCTGCACACGGGGTTCTTCGGGACCGGCCGGTCCCTGCGCAGGGTGACGCACGCCCACGGCGCCGGTGAGTCCGGGCTCGGCAAGCTGATCGAACTGCACGCCGTCAACGGCGCGGGCGACGTGATGATCACCGTGGCCCTCGCCTCCACCGTCTTCTTCTCCGTCCCCACCGACGAGGCCCGGGGCCGGGTCGCGCTCTACCTGGCGATCACGATGGCCCCCTTCATCCTCCTCGCCCCGGTCATCGGTCCGCTGCTGGACCGGCTGCCGCACGGCCGCCGGGCGGCGATGGCGGGCGCGATGCTGGCGCGCGCGGTCCTCGCGGTCGCCATGTCCGCGGCGGTCGCCACCGGGGGCCTGGAGCTGTACCCGGCGGCGCTCGGGGTGCTCGTCTGCTCGAAGGCGTACGGGGTGGTGCGCAGCGCGGTCGTGCCGCGGCTGCTGCCACCCCGGTTCTCCCTGGTGAAGGCCAATTCGAGGGTCACCCTGGCCGGGCTGCTGGCGACGGGGGTGGCGGCCCCGATCGGCGCGGGGCTCCAGATGATCGGATCGGCGTGGCCGCTCTACGGGGCCTGCGCGATCTTCCTCGGCGGCACCTTCCTCGCCTTCACCCTGCCGCCCAAGGTGGACTCGGCCAAGGGCGAGCGCCGGGCCCGCCTCGCCGAGGAGCAGGCCACGCCCGCCCCCGCCGCGCCCGGTCCCGCCCCCGCCGCCCGCTGCCGCGGAGGCCGGACCGGCTCGACCCTGCTCCGTGCGCGGCGCACCGGGCGCCGGGGGGTGGACGGGCAGCGGACCAGGGAGAAGCGGGAGCGCCCGCCCGGGCTCCGGTCGGTCGGCGGTTCCGTGCTGCACGGCCTCCAGGCCAACGCCGCGCACCGCGCGCTCTCCGGCTTCCTCATCTTCTTCCTCGCGTTCCTGCTGCGGAACGAGCCTCTGTCGGGCCAGAGCGCGGCCGTCTCGCTCGGCATCGTCGGTGTGGCGGCCGGCACCGGCAACGCCTGCGGTACGGCGGTGGGCTCGCTGCTCCGGGCGCGCGGCCCCGAGGTGATCATCGCGACGGTGCTGGCGATGGCGCTGGGCGCCGCGGTGCTGGCCGCGCTCTTCTTCTCCACGGTCTTCGTCGCCGTGCTCGGGGCGGTCGCCGGCTTCACCCAGGCGCTGTCGAAGCTGTCGCTGGACGCGATGATCCAGCGCGACGTGCCGGAGGAGGTCCGGACCTCCGCGTTCGCCCGGTCGGAGACGATCCTGCAGATGGCGTGGGTGGTCGGCGGCGGCATCGGCATCGCGCTCCCGCTCAACGGAGTGCTGGGCATGTCGGTCGCCGCCGGAATCCTCGCGCTCGGTGCGGCGACGTCCGTACGGGGTCTCCTGACCTCCGCGCGGCGCGGCTCACCGCACCCCCGCGTGGCGTGA
- a CDS encoding DUF3027 domain-containing protein, with the protein MSAATTSAATTRSRTARTPVPDRLCAEAVDFARAAAEEAAAPGEVGEHVAVVSEGDRVVTHYFECEMFGYRGWRWAVTVARASRAKNVTLDETVLLPGSDALLAPEWVPWSERLRPGDMGPGDLLPTEAEDLRLEPGWTGETIEETDEDATAVRLSGELADLVDTEDAELTSRPSAIGRGSIASVAEELGMRRARVLSRYGLHAAADRWDEEFGPKTPMAQAAPATCVSCAFLVPLTGSLRQAFGVCANEFGPADGHVVSLAYGCGGHSEAAVMPKPPTRAPHALDTMRVDSYRLHPERDGGSAPDGADSPTDDLGHS; encoded by the coding sequence GTGAGTGCTGCGACGACGAGTGCTGCGACGACCCGGAGCCGTACGGCCCGTACCCCTGTCCCCGACCGGCTCTGTGCCGAAGCGGTAGATTTCGCGCGCGCCGCGGCCGAGGAGGCGGCGGCGCCCGGCGAGGTCGGCGAGCACGTGGCCGTGGTGTCCGAAGGGGACCGGGTCGTCACGCACTACTTCGAGTGCGAGATGTTCGGCTACCGGGGCTGGCGCTGGGCGGTGACCGTCGCCCGGGCGTCCCGCGCCAAGAACGTCACGCTCGACGAAACGGTGCTGCTGCCCGGTTCGGACGCCCTCCTCGCCCCGGAGTGGGTGCCCTGGAGCGAGCGGCTGCGCCCCGGCGACATGGGCCCCGGCGACCTGCTGCCCACCGAGGCGGAGGACCTCCGCCTGGAGCCGGGGTGGACCGGCGAGACCATCGAGGAGACGGACGAGGACGCCACCGCGGTACGCCTCTCCGGCGAACTGGCCGACCTGGTCGACACCGAGGACGCCGAGCTGACGAGCCGGCCCTCCGCGATCGGCCGGGGCTCCATCGCCTCGGTCGCCGAAGAACTCGGCATGCGGCGTGCGCGGGTGCTGTCCCGGTACGGGCTGCACGCGGCGGCCGACCGCTGGGACGAGGAGTTCGGCCCCAAGACGCCGATGGCCCAGGCCGCCCCCGCGACCTGTGTGAGCTGCGCCTTCCTGGTCCCGCTGACCGGCTCACTGCGGCAGGCGTTCGGCGTCTGCGCCAACGAGTTCGGTCCGGCGGACGGCCACGTCGTCTCGTTGGCGTACGGCTGCGGCGGGCACTCCGAGGCGGCGGTGATGCCGAAGCCGCCGACCCGCGCCCCGCACGCGCTCGACACCATGCGGGTGGACTCCTACCGGCTGCACCCCGAGCGGGACGGCGGCTCCGCACCCGACGGGGCCGACTCCCCCACGGACGACCTCGGCCACTCCTGA